The nucleotide window TACATACGGGTTTCATTGATAAACAGCTTGGGAAACAAGGGAAATATAAACCCCAGCTACTTGTAAATGACACGAAAACAAACGAGCATGTGTTGAACACGATGCTGGAGGAATTGGAGAGTTGTAAGTCTTTTCTTTTTTCAGTTGCATTTATCACCGAAAGCGGATTGGCTACGCTGAAGTCTCATTTTCTTGATTTGAAAGCAAAGGGCGTGAAAGGTCGCATTTTAACCTCTACATTTTTAAGCTTTAACAAGCCAAAGGTCTTTAAAGAGTTGTTGAAGATTGAAAATGTAGAAGTGCGTTTGACGGATATAAAAGGATTTCATTCCAAAGGCTATATCTTTCATCATGACACTTACTATTCTTTAATTGTAGGGAGCTCAAATCTTACTGCGCATGCTTTGAAGGTGAACTATGAATGGAACGTCAAGCTGACATCGCATGAAAACGGGGAAATTGTACATCATTTTAAAAATCAGTTTGAAGAGGTGTGGGAAGAAGCCGATGTTTTATCGGAAGCTTGGATTGAGGAGTATGAAAAAATATACGCCCGAAGTAATCCACAAAGAGATTTTAGCGGAGTGATAGAGTCGCTTCCAAAGTACCCGGAAAACCCGATTGAGGAAGCATTAAAGATTAAGCCTAATAACATGCAGCAGGCTGCGCTTTCACAGATTGAAGCGTTGCGGGCTGCTGGTAAGGATAAAGGTTTGATTATATCCGCAACTGGTACAGGAAAGACATATTTAGCGGCATTTGATGTAAGGAGATATGCCCCAAAGAGGATGCTTTTTATTGTGCACCGAGAGCAAATTCTCAAGAAAGCAAAAGCAGATTTTCAGAAGATTTTTGGCGGTCGTGAAGAGGATTTTGGAATTTTATCCGGCTCCAATAAGCAAACGAATGCAAAGTATGTATTTGCGACAATTCAGACCATTACAAGAGATAATTATTTACACACATTTGTTCGTAACGAGTTTGATTATATCTTGATAGATGAGGTACATAGGGCAGGTGCACAAACATATCAAAAAGTAATTGATTATTTCAAGCCGCAATTTTTCATGGGAATGACTGCGACGCCGGAGCGGACCGATGATTTCAATATATATGCATTGTTTGATTATAACATCGCCTATGAAATTCGCCTGCAGGAGGCGCTAGAAGAGGATATGCTCTGTCCGTTTCATTATTTTGGCGTAACGGATATAGAATACAATGGGCAACTCATTGAGGATGCTACCATAACGCAGCACCTTGTGGCAGAAGAGCGCGTGAAGCATATTATTGATAAAATCACGTACTACGGTTTTTCTGGCGAGAAGGTAAAAGGATTAATGTTTTGCAGTCGAAAAGAAGAAGCAAAGGCGCTTTCCGTGCAATTAAATGAAAGAGGCTATCAAACTGTTGCGTTAACTGGAGATGATTCGCAGGAGGAACGAGAGCGCCGTGTGAACGAGCTAGAAAACGGTTTGCTTGATTATATTTTAACGGTGGAAATTTTTAATGAAGGAATTGATATTCCTTGCATCAATCAAGTGGTAATGCTGCGGCAAACGCAGTCGAGCATTATTTTTATCCAGCAGCTCGGCCGCGGTCTGCGCAAGCACGAATCAAAGGAATACGTGACGATTATTGACTTTATCGGCAACTATAAAAACAATTACTTAATTCCTGTTGCGTTGTCTGGGGATAAATCGCAGAATAAGGATAATATTCGTAGACGTATGAAGGATACGAGCTACATCAAAGGGATATCGACAATTAACTTTGAAGAAGTGGCGAAAAAGCAAATCTTTAAATCGATCAACACAAGCAATCTGACTGCGTTAAAGCTCTTAAGAGAGGCATATAAGGAATTGAAAAACAGAATCGGGAGGGTTCCGTTATTATATGATTTTTTAACAAACCATTCTATTGACCCAGTCGTTATTGCGAATGGATATGGCAACTATGTGCAGTTTTTATTAAAAATGAAGGAAGAGATTCCGGGAATAAGTGATTATGAAAACAAGGTGCTGACCATGCTTTCACTTGAAGTATTAAACGGAAAGCGTAGGCATGAAGTTGTGCTGTTGGATATGCTGCTGTATCAAAAGGAAGTAAGCTACGATGCGTTTCTTGAAGCACTTCGAGCACTGAATTGTTGTACAGATGATCAAACGATGATGTCTGTTCAGCGTATATTGGATTTATCATTCTTTACACAGGCTAACAGGATGAAGTACGGCGAACTACCAATTGTACAATTTCATCATGACAATCGTATTTCCTTTAATAAAATACTCGCAAATCTGCTTCAAGCTAATCCATATTTTCGCGATTTGGTTGTTGATATTGTCCGATGCGCGAGGGAGAAAAGCAATTCATACAGCAGCGAACGTCCGTTAACGTTGTATGAGAAGTATACAAGGAAGGACGCCTGTAAGCTATTGAATTGGGAGCATGATGAAAGCTCCACGATGTACGGCTATAAAACAAAGCATCAAACTTGTCCAATTTTTGTTACGTATCATAAAAAAGAGGACATTGAATCCAGTACAAACTATGCGGAAGAATTCGTCAGTCCGGATGTTTTAAAGTGGTCGACAAGAAGCAATCGTACCCTGCAATCCGAAGAGGTTAAAACCATTATACAGGCAAAGGAACGTGGGATTGATCTTCATGTGTTTGTGAAGAAGGATGATGATGAGGGGACCGATTTCTATTATTTAGGAAAAGCGCTTCCTGATAGAGATCATATTGTACAAACTGTCATGCACGATAAAAAAGGAAAAGAAATTCCGGTTGTGCACATGCATTTAATGATGGAACAGCCCGTTGTGTACAAGCTCTATCAGTATATTCAAGCAGAAAAATAGTCCTCTCAAATCGAGAGGACTATCTTTCGTTTATCAGCTGTTCGACAGCCGGGATATCAGCTGGTGCCCATTTCAGAGAAGCCAGGTTTTCTCTCTTCAGCCAGATTAATTTGGAGTGCTCCGCTGGAATTGGCGTACCTTCTATGATTTTGCATTTAATAGAGATAAGATTAATGATAAACGCTTCGTATTCATGCGTATGATCGTTGAACAAGTCGTAGGCTTCTACCTTACAGCCTAACTCTTCCAAAATCTCTCGTTCTAGCGCGGAAAACAAATCTTCGTTTTTTTCCACCTTGCCGCCCGGAAACTCCCACATATTTGGAATCGCCATTTGCGGTGAGCGCAGGGCACATAAGATTTCATTGTGCTCATTTTCAATAATCGCTGCGACGACTTTAATTGATTTTTTCATACAGTCCTCCCACATTCGGTTAGTTATATTCATCATAACATAAACGATGTGTAGAGATAGTAAAAGTAGGGTAATGAAGATTGATAACCATAGATTCACGGATCAGGGAGCCAAATCGGCGAAAGTCAATATAGTAAATAAGTTGTTTGATGCGCTGCGGATTCAGTAGGGGACTAAAAAGAAAAAACCTTGAGCGTTCAAGGTTTTTCTTTGTTGTATACAATAAAGGTCAGCATTTCGTAACAGAATTGTCTCTTTGAAACACCAAGTGTCCACCTAAATATGTTTCTTTAACTCGTACGGTATCAATCTTGTCTATACTCATCTCGAGTATATCCTGATCAAGTATAATAAAGTCGGCATGATAGCCTGTAGCAAGCTGTCCTATATAAGGAATCCGTGTGATTTCTTGTGCTGCCTTTGTGTAAAGCATGATGGCGGTTGGTACATCCACTCTTTGTTCTTGTCCGGTATCCGCACCATTATAGGCCAGGCGTGTGACAGCGGACTTGATGCCGACAAACGGATTTGCGGGATCAGCCCAAGCGGTTGCAGGCGCGTCGGAAGAAAATGCCACTTTTATCCCTGCTTGGAGCATGGATTGAACAGGGTAGGTTTGCTTTGTACGCTCATATCCAAGGTTATTATGATAGCTTTCAATTTCTGCAAACACAAAGATTGGTTGTGTGACAAAGGCAATATTCATTTCTGCAGCACGTTGGATGGCGCGAGGTGTAGGCATTGCCGCATGCTCGATCCGAATAGAAGGCGCATCTGTAAGCCAGCCTTCTTCGCCATAGAAAGTATCAATGATCAAATCAATTGCCTGCTCGCCCATTGCGTGGACAACTAATTGAATCTGGTTCTGCTTAGCTGCTTTTGCGGCAGCCAACAGTTCTTCCTTAGTTGTTGTTTGAATACCGTAATTCTCCTCTTCCCCTAAGAATGGCGGATTGACCCATGCTGTTTTTCCAGATACGCTTCCGTCTGAGAATAATTTGATGCCGCCGATATGAACTTGATGTTCACGCTCGATTTTATGAGGTTCTAGTATAGGCTGTTTTTTTAACTCCTCCCACAGATAATATAAAACAGTACGTTGCTTCAGCCCTTTTTTTATAGCCATTTTATACATTTCCAAGTAATCAATCGGCTCAGTTTTACTCCAAAGATCTGTAATGGCTGTAATTCCGTGTGACAGTAGGGCAGAACTTAATTCGGCAAGTGCCGCAGCATCTTCTTCAAGAGATGTAACGGGCATGATACAGCGAACGAGGTCTGCTGCGCTTTCTCGTAATACGCCGGTTGGCTCACCGTTTGAATCCCTATCAATCTTTCCGCCTTGCGGATCTGGTGTATTCTTCGTAATGCCCGCTAGTGCCAGCGCCTTACTGTTTACAACCGCAATATGGGTGCATGTCCGGGTAATAAAAACCGGGATGTCTGCTGCAGCTTTGTCCAAATCCCAGCGTGTTGGCGCTCTTCCTTCTGACAATTTCCCTTCATCATATCCCCAGCCTTCAATCCATTTATCCGGTTCGTTGGAGCTACACATATGCCGAATTTGTTCAATTAAATCGGCTATTGAAGTAACAAGTGGAGGCGTGCAGGCAATTTGGGTGGATGCATGCGCAAGCCATAAAGGATGTAAATGGGCATCGATAAGACCTGGAAGCACTCTGTGTCCTTTCAAATCAATACAATTGCTTGATAGGTTTTCTAAATCTGCTTGTTCACCGATCCACATTATCTTGCCATCACGCACAATCATGGCACTTGCACAGGGCTGCTTTGGGTTTGAAGTGAAAATTTTCCCATTAATAAAGGTTTGTACAGATTGTTTACAAATCGACATTTGATCATCCTCCCTTTGTATCAGTTTAAAAGAATAGGGAATGAATTAGACCGAATTTTCAGCTGTCTCTCTGATTATTTCATGATTTTGCTTTTGCAAGGTAGGGTATGAAGGTGACCTTTTGTAAACCCTAGATAACTCCAGTTTGAGCAATCTAGGGTCATGTAAAGCTTCTTTCAGTGGAACCGCCTGTCCCTGCGGCAGTATGGGGAAGTCAAGCTTGCTTTGGAAAGTGAAATGCATATAAAAAGTACAGAAATTCTTCAAAAGATAGGGACGATTCCCCCTCGCGTTCACCATTTCCACAAACACTTGTTGTAATGGAGTCTCTCCATACTTGAAGACTGTCGTTATTCGGGTTATAAAAGTAAACACGAATGCGTCCTGATGGATCATAGCATACTCTTTGAATCAGTATTGCATGGGCTCCAAGAATTCGGCCAGACTGACTGTAAATGGTGATACCGGCAGGCTGGGGAAGGCCTTCATTGACATTTGGATTCTCTAAAGGGTGATAGTGCCGGTAGAATCGTGCTGTAAAGTCCAGGTCGCTATAAATATCTGAAAATTCCGTCCATATTCCTTTTATATGAAAAGCCGGGTTAATCCATTTATGGTGATCCGGTTCACGATCTTTTACTGCATGCAGCATATGGGAATAGATAGCGTCGAGGTGTGGGATTAAGAGCTGGGATACGATATCAATATTGACTTCATCGTCAAGTGGAGTGTGTGGAAGTATGTCTGAAGAGATGGATATCCCTTCAAAATCAATTGTAATTTTGCCGTGCTCGAGAAAATGATTATACATTTTGAGTAGCATGACTGGCTCCTTTTGCGACCAATAACTAAGTGCTCTTGTCGATTGGCATGTTGGGTTGAACCCTTGGCCGATACCTAGAGGCTGCCCTAAAACACTGATCATTCCTGATACTATAAGGGAACGAAGTGCATCCCCCTCAGCTATTTTATGAATAGCTGAAATCCTGTGCTTGACCGCATCATGAATGGGAACTTTTATGAGTTTCTCAATTTCAGTGATACATTCAACGGTAAATATATCTCGTTGCAGAAGACGCATCAAACCATAAATACTTCTCCTTGTATTAACAGTAATGGCTGAAGATATGAGAGAGGAAACCAAAGGCAGATTCAAATGCAAGTTTTTCTCCGCTGTTTCATCCATGGCCAGCAGGTTCTGCAGCAGGTTTGGTTGTTCTTTATTTATATAGTTTAAAAATAATGCATGGAATGGTGAAACAAGTCCGGTCTGATGCATGGATGTACGAAGCTGCTTGGCCTCCCTAATCAGTAATAAACTATCGCTCACCTTCAAGGCAGCATCATAACCTTCTCTGGCGGCGGCGGCCATA belongs to Ectobacillus sp. JY-23 and includes:
- a CDS encoding amidohydrolase translates to MSICKQSVQTFINGKIFTSNPKQPCASAMIVRDGKIMWIGEQADLENLSSNCIDLKGHRVLPGLIDAHLHPLWLAHASTQIACTPPLVTSIADLIEQIRHMCSSNEPDKWIEGWGYDEGKLSEGRAPTRWDLDKAAADIPVFITRTCTHIAVVNSKALALAGITKNTPDPQGGKIDRDSNGEPTGVLRESAADLVRCIMPVTSLEEDAAALAELSSALLSHGITAITDLWSKTEPIDYLEMYKMAIKKGLKQRTVLYYLWEELKKQPILEPHKIEREHQVHIGGIKLFSDGSVSGKTAWVNPPFLGEEENYGIQTTTKEELLAAAKAAKQNQIQLVVHAMGEQAIDLIIDTFYGEEGWLTDAPSIRIEHAAMPTPRAIQRAAEMNIAFVTQPIFVFAEIESYHNNLGYERTKQTYPVQSMLQAGIKVAFSSDAPATAWADPANPFVGIKSAVTRLAYNGADTGQEQRVDVPTAIMLYTKAAQEITRIPYIGQLATGYHADFIILDQDILEMSIDKIDTVRVKETYLGGHLVFQRDNSVTKC
- a CDS encoding (deoxy)nucleoside triphosphate pyrophosphohydrolase — translated: MKKSIKVVAAIIENEHNEILCALRSPQMAIPNMWEFPGGKVEKNEDLFSALEREILEELGCKVEAYDLFNDHTHEYEAFIINLISIKCKIIEGTPIPAEHSKLIWLKRENLASLKWAPADIPAVEQLINER
- a CDS encoding DUF3427 domain-containing protein, with protein sequence MENLVRNLEVSLHTGFIDKQLGKQGKYKPQLLVNDTKTNEHVLNTMLEELESCKSFLFSVAFITESGLATLKSHFLDLKAKGVKGRILTSTFLSFNKPKVFKELLKIENVEVRLTDIKGFHSKGYIFHHDTYYSLIVGSSNLTAHALKVNYEWNVKLTSHENGEIVHHFKNQFEEVWEEADVLSEAWIEEYEKIYARSNPQRDFSGVIESLPKYPENPIEEALKIKPNNMQQAALSQIEALRAAGKDKGLIISATGTGKTYLAAFDVRRYAPKRMLFIVHREQILKKAKADFQKIFGGREEDFGILSGSNKQTNAKYVFATIQTITRDNYLHTFVRNEFDYILIDEVHRAGAQTYQKVIDYFKPQFFMGMTATPERTDDFNIYALFDYNIAYEIRLQEALEEDMLCPFHYFGVTDIEYNGQLIEDATITQHLVAEERVKHIIDKITYYGFSGEKVKGLMFCSRKEEAKALSVQLNERGYQTVALTGDDSQEERERRVNELENGLLDYILTVEIFNEGIDIPCINQVVMLRQTQSSIIFIQQLGRGLRKHESKEYVTIIDFIGNYKNNYLIPVALSGDKSQNKDNIRRRMKDTSYIKGISTINFEEVAKKQIFKSINTSNLTALKLLREAYKELKNRIGRVPLLYDFLTNHSIDPVVIANGYGNYVQFLLKMKEEIPGISDYENKVLTMLSLEVLNGKRRHEVVLLDMLLYQKEVSYDAFLEALRALNCCTDDQTMMSVQRILDLSFFTQANRMKYGELPIVQFHHDNRISFNKILANLLQANPYFRDLVVDIVRCAREKSNSYSSERPLTLYEKYTRKDACKLLNWEHDESSTMYGYKTKHQTCPIFVTYHKKEDIESSTNYAEEFVSPDVLKWSTRSNRTLQSEEVKTIIQAKERGIDLHVFVKKDDDEGTDFYYLGKALPDRDHIVQTVMHDKKGKEIPVVHMHLMMEQPVVYKLYQYIQAEK